The genomic segment GGCGTCCTCGGCCGAGGCAAACGGCGCCAGCGCCATTAGGTTGATGGCGGTGGGCGGGAGCATGGGGAAAGTGCCGCTCTCGCTGGCGGCCAGGGCTTCCTGGGGGGAGAGCCATACGTGGCCGGTTATCTCGAGGTCATCGTGGAGCGCCTCCTGGCAGGGCGGCGCGGGGGCCAGGAAGAAACGGGTGTCGAAACGGATGGGCGAGACCTCGGGGGTGATCCAGTGGGCGAAGTATCTGAGGCTGCCGGTGGCCAGCTTCAGTTTCTCTCCTGCCACCATCTCCGCGAAGGATATACGGTCTTCCCTTGCCGCCTCGCGCAGATAAGCGAACCTGGCCGCCCTCTCCCCCCGGCAGGAGACGAACTCCCCAGTCCTCTCGCGGGCGAGAAGGATGCCGGTCTCCTCGAAGGTCTCCCGGATGCCCGCGACGAAGAGACCCAAAGCCCGGGCCGGGGAGGGCGCGTCCGCGAGGATGGACAGAGCGAGATCCGGCCCCATGCCCTCGCACAGTCCGGCGACGTTCTCCCCGCAGTCGCTCTCCTCGACCATCCCTCCCGGAAAGACGTACACGTCCGGGGCGAAGTCGCTGCCGGCGTTCCTCCTCACCATGAGCACTTCGAGCCCTCCGGTACCGGGAGCGTCGCGCAACAGCATTATGGAAGCGGCATCTCTGGCAGCTACGGGCATCATGATCCCTCTATCGCAAAGGCCCTCGACGTCCATCCACGGCATTATCTTAGCATCCCCCCGCATCCGCCCCCTGACGGGTCCCGGGCTCGCCCCCCCGCCTGGCCCCGGCCGGCCTCCGGGCTCGACTCCCGCGCCTCGACGTCTTTAGCGCATTCACGGCGCTGTATGTATAATAAAGAACTGTTGGACGGGCGATTATGCCCACTTGAAGACGACTACTCTATTCGGTCGGGGTGTGGCGCAGTTTGGTCAGCGCGCTGCGTTCGGGACGCAGAGGTCGGAGGTTCAAATCCTCTCACCCCGACCATTTCCATTACCCGGGCATACATCTTGACCCGGATCTCCCCTCGTATCGCGGGCGGGTATCTTCCGATCATCTTCCTCTATCACCTGCTGACCTCGGGGCGATATCCGGAAGATACTCCCCTGTCATGGCCTTAACGCAGGTAAGTTGGCATATAATACATTGACGGCACTATCGCTAGAGACGAGGAGGAGGTAATCTTCATGACCACGCCCCTCGAGGGAATCCGCATCCTGGACCTGACCATGCTCTATCCGGGACCCCTCTGTACCATGATCCTGGCCGATCTGGGGGCTGAGGTGATCAAGGTGGAGCCACCGGGCACCGGGGACCACGCCCGCGCTTTCCGTTTCCTCTTCAACCAGATAAACCGCAACAAGAAAAGCCTCGCCCTCAACCTCAAGGACTCGCGGGCCCAGGAGGTCTTCCGCAGGCTGGCGTGCACGGCCGACGTGGTGGTTGAAGGTTTCCGGCCCGGCACCACCGCCCGCCTGGGGGTGGACTACGAGACCCTCAGGGCGGACAACCCGCGCATCATCTACTGCTCCATCAGCGGTTTCGGGCAGGACGGGCCTTACCGCGACCGTCCCGGCCACGACATCAACTACATGGGACTGGGCGGCGTGCTCGGCCTCACCAGGGATTCCGGCGGCAGCCCCGTCGTCCCGGGCTTCGAAGTCGCGGACATAACCTCCGCCCTGAACTCGGTCATCGGCATCCAGGCCGCCCTGCTGGCACGGGAGAGGACCGGGGAGGGCCAGTTCGTTGACATCTCCATGCTGGACTGCGTGGTCGCGCTCCTCCACA from the Actinomycetota bacterium genome contains:
- a CDS encoding NUDIX hydrolase, which codes for MMPVAARDAASIMLLRDAPGTGGLEVLMVRRNAGSDFAPDVYVFPGGMVEESDCGENVAGLCEGMGPDLALSILADAPSPARALGLFVAGIRETFEETGILLARERTGEFVSCRGERAARFAYLREAAREDRISFAEMVAGEKLKLATGSLRYFAHWITPEVSPIRFDTRFFLAPAPPCQEALHDDLEITGHVWLSPQEALAASESGTFPMLPPTAINLMALAPFASAEDALSSSTGKEVTAILPRLSFEDGKLKLLLPDDPEYP
- a CDS encoding CaiB/BaiF CoA-transferase family protein, producing the protein MTTPLEGIRILDLTMLYPGPLCTMILADLGAEVIKVEPPGTGDHARAFRFLFNQINRNKKSLALNLKDSRAQEVFRRLACTADVVVEGFRPGTTARLGVDYETLRADNPRIIYCSISGFGQDGPYRDRPGHDINYMGLGGVLGLTRDSGGSPVVPGFEVADITSALNSVIGIQAALLARERTGEGQFVDISMLDCVVALLHNSIGPYLETGEDPPGNLIHMLPHYGIFETSDGKDLALGIVHEDWFWKGLCAATGMEDVKDMLTVERLMQARELLPRLREALRQRPLAEWLQVLTENDVPCAPLATVKEALEDPQVRHRDMVVEIRDHENVVKQLGSPYKLSATPPRFEMPPPRLGEHTEILLAEAGYDTEQVADLKEAGAVA